A section of the Ochotona princeps isolate mOchPri1 chromosome 19, mOchPri1.hap1, whole genome shotgun sequence genome encodes:
- the LOC131482703 gene encoding protocadherin alpha-1-like has translation MLLPWRGGPGAPRLLLWLLLLTPWRAGSGQLRYSVPEEAKHGTFVGRIAQDLGLQLAELVPRLFRVASRGGADLLEVNLQNGILFVNSRLDREELCGRSAECSVHLEVLVERPLQVFHVEVEVRDINDNAPVFPEKELRMQISESRLPDSRFPIEAATDADIGTNALLKYTLSSSDYFSLDVQANDELGQSLSLELKKSLDREETPELHLLLTATDGGKPEMTGTVQLLITVLDVNDNAPRFEQALYRVRLLETAAPGTLVTTVNASDADEGVNGEVVFSFSSKVSPNTQKTFEIYPSSGEIRVTGELDYEETKSYEIQIKAVDKGSPPMSNHCKVLVKVLDVNDNPPELSVTSPSLPIPEDAPLGTVIALISVSDRDSGPNGQVTCSLEPHLPFKLLSTYKNHYSLVLDSALDRESVSGYDVVVRARDAGSPPRWASASVRVEVADVNDNAPQFAQAEYTVFVKENNAPGCHIFTVSAQDADAQENARVWYSLVERRVGGRALSSYVSVHGESGRVYALQPLDHEELEVLRVEVSARDAGAPSLGSNVTLQVFVLDENDNAPWLLARGAGGPLGAAVAASELVPRSAGAGHVVTKVRAVDLDAGYNAWLWFELQAASAGGARCPFRVGLYTGEISTTRALDELDAARQQLVVLVRDHGEPALTATATVLVSLVDGGQAAPSWSRASVAASSSAVALGGASSLVDVNVYLVVAICAVSSLLVLTLVVWAAVRCSSGAASAEGACVSGPAAAAAAALVCSSAVGSWSCSQRRRQRVCSGEGPPKADLMAFSPGLSPSTNTTEASEHPQGNLDLSGNVSPLILL, from the coding sequence ATGCTGCTTCCCTGGCGGGGAGGGCCTGGAGCCCCACGCTTGCTACTCTGGCTTCTGCTCCTCACACCCTGGCGGGCAGGGAGCGGCCAGCTGCGCTACTCGGTCCCCGAGGAGGCCAAACACGGCACGTTCGTGGGCCGCATCGCGCAggacctggggctgcagctggccgAGCTGGTGCCGCGCCTGTTCCGGGTGGCGTCCAGGGGCGGCGCGGACCTGCTGGAGGTGAATCTGCAGAATGGCATCTTGTTCGTGAATTCTCGGCTGGACCGTGAGGAGCTGTGCGGGCGCAGCGCGGAGTGCAGCGTGCACCTGGAGGTGCTGGTGGAGCGTCCTCTGCAGGTGTTCCacgtggaggtggaggtgagggACATCAATGACAATGCGCCCGTGTTCCCTGAGAAGGAACTAAGAATGCAGATTTCTGAATCGAGGCTGCCAGATTCGCGGTTTCCGATAGAGGCAGCGACTGATGCGGATATTGGTACCAACGCCCTTCTAAAGTACACCCTGAGCTCCAGTGATTATTTCTCCCTGGACGTACAGGCGAATGATGAGCTTGGTCAGTCTTTGTCTCTTGAGCTGAAGAAATCTTTGGACAGGGAGGAAACCCCAGAACTTCATTTGTTATTGACAGCTACCGACGGGGGCAAACCAGAGATGACAGGGACAGTCCAGCTGCTGATCACCGTGCTGGACGTGAATGACAACGCCCCCCGGTTTGAGCAGGCGCTGTACAGGGTCCGCTTACTCGAGACTGCCGCACCTGGGACCCTGGTGACCACAGTGAACGCCTCCGACGCCGATGAGGGCGTCAATGGCGAAGTTGTCTTTTCATTTAGCAGCAAGGTTTCTCCCAACACCCAGAAGACGTTCGAAATCTATCCCAGTTCAGGAGAAATTAGAGTAACTGGTGAACTGGATTACGAAGAAACAAAATCTTACGAAATTCAGATAAAGGCCGTCGATAAAGGCAGTCCTCCCATGTCCAATCACTGCAAGGTGCTGGTGAAAGTGCTGGACGTAAACGACAACCCTCCTGAGCTGTCTGTCACCTCGCCATCCTTGCCCATCCCTGAGGACGCTCCACTGGGCACCGTCATCGCCCTCATCAGCGTGTCTGATCGCGACTCCGGCCCAAACGGGCAGGTCACCTGCTCCCTCGAGCCCCACTTGCCCTTCAAGCTGCTGTCCACCTACAAGAACCACTACTCGCTGGTGCTCGACAGCGCCCTGGACCGCGAGAGCGTGTCTGGCTACGACGTGGTGGTGAGAGCGCGCGACGCGGGCTCGCCCCCGCGCTGGGCCAGCGCCAGCGTGCGGGTGGAGGTGGCCGACGTGAACGACAACGCGCCCCAGTTCGCGCAGGCCGAGTACACGGTGTTCGTGAAGGAGAACAACGCGCCGGGCTGCCACATCTTCACGGTGTCGGCGCAGGACGCGGACGCGCAGGAGAACGCGCGCGTGTGGTACTCGCTGGTGGAGCGTCGCGTGGGCGGGCGCGCGCTGTCGAGCTACGTGTCTGTGCACGGCGAGAGCGGCCGCGTGTACGCGCTGCAGCCTCTGGACCACGAGGAGCTGGAGGTGCTGCGCGTGGAGGTGAGCGCGCGCGACGCGGGCGCGCCTTCGCTGGGCAGCAACGTGACGCTGCAGGTGTTCGTGCTGGACGAGAACGACAACGCGCCCTGGCTGCTGGCGCGCGGCGCGGGCGGGCCTTTGGGGGCGGCTGTGGCTGCGAGCGAGCTGGTGCCGCGGTCGGCGGGCGCGGGCCACGTGGTGACGAAGGTGCGCGCGGTGGACTTGGACGCGGGCTACAACGCGTGGCTGTGGTTCGAGCTGCAGGCGGCGTCTGCGGGCGGCGCGCGCTGCCCGTTCCGCGTGGGCCTGTACACGGGCGAGATCAGCACGACGCGCGCCCTGGACGAGCTGGACGCTGCGCGCCAGCAGCTGGTGGTGCTGGTGCGGGACCACGGCGAGCCGGCGCTCACGGCCACGGCCACGGTGCTGGTGTCGCTGGTGGACGGCGGTCAGGCGGCGCCGTCGTGGTCGCGGGCGTCAGTGGCGGCGTCCTCGTCTGCGGTCGCGCTGGGTGGTGCGTCGTCGCTGGTGGACGTGAACGTGTACCTGGTGGTGGCGATCTGCGCGGTGTCGAGCCTGCTGGTGCTGACGCTGGTGGTGTGGGCGGCGGTGCGGTGCTCGTCGGGTGCAGCGTCGGCGGAGGGCGCGTGCGTGTCGggtccggcggcggcggcggcggcggcgctggtgTGCTCGAGCGCGGTGGGGAGCTGGTCGTGCTCTCAGCGGAGGCGGCAGCGGGTGTGCTCTGGGGAGGGCCCGCCCAAGGCCGACCTCATGGCCTTCAGTCCTGGCTTGTCTCCCAGCACAAACACAACTGAAGCAAGTGAACATCCACAAGGAAATCTGGATCTTTCCGGTAATGTAAGTCCTTTAATTCTGCTTTga